A region from the Terriglobia bacterium genome encodes:
- a CDS encoding exodeoxyribonuclease VII small subunit has product MPKFEECLQRLEKIVDELEKGNVPLERAIKLFEEGVQLSNSCRQELEAAEGKVEILLKQNGKLQAEPFEPATERAEAKL; this is encoded by the coding sequence TTGCCCAAGTTCGAGGAGTGCCTGCAACGGTTGGAGAAAATCGTGGACGAGCTGGAAAAGGGAAACGTTCCCTTGGAACGCGCGATCAAGCTCTTCGAAGAGGGCGTACAACTTTCCAACTCCTGCCGGCAGGAATTGGAAGCGGCCGAGGGCAAGGTGGAGATCCTGCTCAAGCAAAACGGCAAACTTCAAGCTGAACCTTTCGAGCCCGCGACCGAACGGGCCGAGGCCAAACTCTAG
- a CDS encoding penicillin acylase family protein codes for MATATLTAPRRSARLLLHVVVLVVVVLLLATAGACWWFYAAARASLPQLDGALRLQGLSAPVGVIRDAHGVPHISAANMDDLVFAQAYVTAQDRLWQMDMTRRYIAGELAEVLGPDYVKNDRLQRTLGMRQVAQRAAASMSDTDRRLLDSYARGVNAYIDSHHSSLPIEFRVLGYAPRPWSPEDTFLIACMFNEMLNLYSMDDMLARERVLARLPADLGPDLFPNTSWRDHPPSATNEPKDGRPTPSTAITSAVSRRRDWYSESGSWPGLPTTNSQLPATEFFPGSNNWVVSGAHTVSGKPLLSNDMHLQHHIPNVWYEVHLTSGDFDAAGVTAPGLPLVLVGHNRRIAWGFTNLGPAVTDLYIETFNSSGQYQAPDGWRAPQHRHELIHVKGKPDVAVDVTITRHGPIVTGIIPGETRPLALRWTLWDTQLLTSTFEAIRQVDQASNWDEFRRAAARFGGPGQNVVYADVDGHIGYQATGWVPLRKSGDATRPVPGNVDAFDWNGYLPFEQMPGVFDPESGIIGTANGRVVPDGYPHLISAEWMPPYRTERIYQFLQSGKKFSAADMIALQTDIYSDLDRFFAQRFAAAVDHTPSASPRARQAAGLMRNWDGRLTIDSVAPSIAVAARRQLQRLLLEPLLGPADENSRVATGWRQYTRHNSSVWMENLLTNQPQRWLPKSYKSWDDLLTAAVEQTINQKDVPSDLSSWHWGRAHPVYLQHPIFGRVPLLRRWTGPDIQPQSGDGNTVKQVGLGFGPSERLTVDFANLDASTLNIVTGQSGNFLSPYYMDQWQAWYQGTTFSLPFSPGAVQKSSAHELKLEPK; via the coding sequence ATGGCCACCGCCACCCTTACTGCTCCGCGACGCTCCGCGCGTTTGCTCCTCCATGTCGTTGTGCTTGTTGTCGTCGTGCTCTTGCTCGCGACGGCGGGCGCTTGCTGGTGGTTCTATGCCGCCGCCCGCGCTTCCCTTCCTCAACTTGACGGCGCCCTGCGCCTGCAAGGGCTTTCTGCGCCGGTCGGCGTCATCCGGGACGCCCATGGCGTACCGCACATCAGCGCTGCCAACATGGACGACCTGGTCTTCGCGCAAGCCTATGTCACCGCCCAGGATCGCCTCTGGCAGATGGATATGACCCGGCGCTACATCGCCGGCGAACTCGCCGAAGTCCTCGGCCCCGACTACGTGAAAAACGACCGCCTCCAGCGCACCCTCGGCATGCGTCAGGTGGCGCAGCGCGCGGCCGCATCCATGTCCGATACCGATCGCCGCCTCCTCGACTCCTACGCTCGCGGCGTCAACGCCTACATCGACTCGCATCACTCCTCGCTGCCCATCGAATTCCGCGTGCTCGGCTACGCGCCGCGTCCCTGGTCGCCGGAAGACACCTTCCTCATCGCCTGCATGTTCAACGAAATGCTGAACCTGTATTCCATGGACGACATGCTCGCCCGCGAGCGCGTCCTGGCGCGTCTCCCCGCCGACCTCGGCCCCGACCTGTTCCCCAACACTTCCTGGCGCGATCACCCACCCTCCGCCACCAACGAGCCGAAAGACGGGCGACCCACGCCATCCACTGCCATCACATCTGCGGTATCGCGACGTCGCGATTGGTACTCGGAATCTGGCTCTTGGCCGGGTTTGCCAACTACCAACTCCCAACTACCAGCTACCGAGTTTTTCCCCGGCTCCAACAACTGGGTCGTCTCCGGCGCCCACACCGTCTCCGGCAAGCCGCTGCTCTCCAACGACATGCACCTCCAACACCACATTCCCAACGTCTGGTACGAGGTGCACCTCACCAGTGGTGACTTCGACGCCGCCGGCGTCACCGCCCCCGGCTTGCCACTGGTGCTGGTCGGACATAACCGCCGCATCGCCTGGGGCTTCACCAATCTCGGCCCCGCCGTCACCGATCTCTACATCGAAACCTTTAATAGCAGCGGCCAATACCAGGCGCCTGATGGATGGCGTGCGCCGCAACACCGCCACGAACTCATTCACGTTAAGGGCAAGCCCGACGTCGCCGTGGACGTCACCATCACTCGCCACGGTCCCATCGTCACCGGCATCATTCCCGGCGAGACGCGCCCGCTCGCGCTCCGGTGGACGCTTTGGGACACGCAGTTGTTGACTTCCACTTTTGAAGCCATTCGCCAAGTCGACCAAGCCAGCAACTGGGATGAGTTCCGCCGCGCCGCCGCACGCTTCGGCGGCCCCGGCCAAAACGTTGTTTACGCGGATGTGGACGGACACATCGGCTACCAGGCGACTGGGTGGGTTCCGCTGCGCAAGTCCGGTGACGCCACCAGGCCCGTGCCCGGCAACGTAGACGCTTTCGACTGGAATGGCTATCTGCCGTTCGAGCAGATGCCCGGCGTCTTCGACCCCGAGTCCGGCATCATCGGTACCGCCAACGGCCGCGTCGTTCCGGACGGCTACCCGCATCTGATCAGCGCTGAGTGGATGCCTCCCTACCGCACCGAGCGCATCTACCAATTCCTGCAATCGGGCAAGAAATTTTCCGCCGCCGACATGATCGCGCTTCAGACCGACATCTACTCCGATCTCGACCGCTTCTTCGCCCAGCGCTTCGCCGCCGCCGTAGACCACACGCCCAGCGCGTCTCCGCGCGCGCGCCAGGCTGCCGGCCTGATGCGCAACTGGGACGGTCGCCTCACCATCGATTCCGTCGCGCCCAGCATCGCCGTCGCCGCCCGGCGTCAGTTGCAGCGCTTGCTCCTCGAACCGCTGCTCGGGCCCGCCGATGAGAACAGCAGAGTCGCCACCGGCTGGCGCCAGTACACTCGGCACAACTCGTCTGTCTGGATGGAGAACCTGCTCACCAACCAGCCGCAACGCTGGCTGCCCAAGTCATATAAGTCGTGGGACGATCTTTTGACCGCCGCCGTGGAACAAACCATCAACCAAAAAGACGTCCCGAGCGACCTCTCCTCCTGGCATTGGGGACGGGCTCATCCCGTCTACCTGCAACATCCCATATTCGGCCGCGTGCCCCTGCTCCGCCGCTGGACCGGACCGGACATTCAGCCACAGTCCGGCGATGGCAACACCGTCAAGCAGGTAGGATTGGGCTTCGGTCCCTCGGAACGCCTCACGGTGGATTTCGCTAACCTCGACGCCTCAACCCTGAACATCGTCACCGGCCAGTCCGGCAACTTCCTCAGCCCTTACTACATGGACCAGTGGCAGGCCTGGTACCAGGGCACAACCTTCTCGCTTCCCTTCTCTCCAGGTGCGGTGCAGAAGTCCAGCGCGCACGAATTGAAGTTGGAACCGAAGTAG
- a CDS encoding YncE family protein: MKRAIILILCTAAMGLLISCGNYNNPSSSTTPTSGIKKRAFVTNNFQSQIDIVNAANDTVNTTVTTDLSGASTQTLANTVSTGTTPAQMALTPDKTLTLVFGQSANTISVISNATESLSGQIPLADFTESFLAAPDNTTAYVAVPNAVITGQTSGAVEVLNVVNGTLTDSIPVPRARRVVLSPDGKKLLVFADGTDQMWVIDTSTKTATTVTGFDRPVFGVFSTDNSKAFILNCGPECGGTAAKVTVLDMATNTTGASIPVSAATIGLLDGSNLYVAGTGAGGGKLDVINTSSLTVTKSGVAISDGYHQRIALGSNGKLFIGSRTCNNSAQGCLSIVDTGAGTAVLSPAGGGDVTGIEPISGRSVVYVIEGGELRIYSTTTSQQQATQIDIVGKAVDVKLVD, translated from the coding sequence TTGAAGCGAGCCATCATCCTGATTCTGTGCACGGCGGCAATGGGGCTGCTGATCTCGTGCGGCAACTACAATAATCCGTCTTCTTCAACGACCCCGACCAGCGGCATCAAGAAGCGGGCCTTCGTCACCAACAATTTTCAGAGCCAGATTGACATCGTGAATGCGGCGAACGATACCGTCAACACGACGGTGACAACGGACCTGAGCGGCGCATCGACGCAAACGCTTGCGAATACCGTCTCCACGGGGACAACGCCGGCGCAGATGGCGCTCACCCCGGACAAGACGCTGACGCTGGTATTCGGGCAGTCGGCAAACACGATCAGCGTGATTAGCAACGCGACGGAGTCGCTTAGCGGACAGATTCCGCTGGCTGATTTCACCGAAAGCTTCCTGGCCGCCCCGGACAACACCACGGCGTATGTCGCCGTTCCCAACGCGGTGATCACCGGGCAAACCTCGGGCGCAGTGGAGGTGCTGAACGTCGTTAACGGCACGCTCACGGACTCGATTCCAGTGCCGCGGGCGCGCCGGGTGGTGCTGAGCCCGGACGGCAAAAAGCTGCTCGTATTCGCCGACGGTACTGATCAGATGTGGGTGATTGACACCAGCACGAAGACGGCGACGACGGTGACCGGGTTCGACCGTCCGGTATTCGGCGTGTTCAGCACCGACAACAGCAAGGCCTTCATCCTCAATTGCGGCCCGGAGTGCGGCGGAACAGCGGCCAAGGTCACGGTCCTGGACATGGCGACGAATACGACCGGAGCGAGCATTCCGGTGTCGGCGGCAACCATCGGTTTACTGGACGGCAGCAACTTGTACGTAGCCGGGACCGGAGCCGGCGGCGGCAAGCTCGACGTGATCAATACGAGCAGCCTGACGGTAACTAAGTCGGGCGTGGCGATCAGCGACGGCTACCATCAGCGGATCGCGTTGGGTTCTAACGGCAAGCTGTTCATCGGCTCGCGGACGTGCAACAACTCGGCGCAGGGCTGCCTGTCTATCGTCGACACCGGGGCGGGCACGGCGGTGCTGTCGCCAGCGGGCGGTGGCGATGTGACCGGAATTGAGCCGATCTCGGGCCGCAGCGTCGTGTACGTGATCGAAGGCGGCGAGTTGCGCATCTACAGCACCACCACCAGCCAGCAGCAGGCAACGCAGATTGATATTGTCGGGAAAGCGGTGGATGTGAAGTTGGTGGACTAG
- a CDS encoding bifunctional homocysteine S-methyltransferase/methylenetetrahydrofolate reductase, which produces MAFDLIARLKQRPMLCDGAMGTLLYSKGIFINRCYDELNLAMPDLIREIHHDYFQAGAEIVETNTFGANSFRLARHGCAEKTKAINLAGVQLAREAAKAFSGLVAGSVGPLGVRIEPLGKISLDEAHAAFLEQISALVEGGVDLLILETFGYLDEIRQAIRAARDVNPDVPVIAQVTIDEDSNCLDGSSPETFGAKLADWGADVIGCNCSVGPGAMLAAIERVHQVTDAIPLSAQPNAGMPRAVEGRNIYLCSPEYMANYVPQYVAAGVRLIGGCCGTTPEHIKFMKSFVRADAAKGAASPTLVKTRPEVPTVPTLPLEQRTKLGAKIARGEFVTLIEIVPPRGTQPGKEIDAARFLKSVGVDGINIPDSPRASARMSNQALATLMQQQVGIEPVLHYTCRDRNVLGIQSDLLGAEALGIRNLICITGDPPKMGNYPDATAVFDVDAIGLVNIVANLNKGLDLGGNPIGAATAFVIGVGANPGLPNIDEEVRRFHYKVEAGGEYAVTQPVFDLSLLEQFLRKIEDCRIPVVAGIWPLVSVRNAEFMQSELGVAVPDDIMKRMARASTAEAARAEGVAIAREMLIAVRSMVQGAQISAPLGRYAAAVDVLEALGTSRSSDSTSA; this is translated from the coding sequence ATGGCTTTCGACCTCATCGCGCGCCTCAAACAACGCCCCATGCTCTGTGACGGAGCCATGGGCACGCTGCTCTATTCCAAGGGCATCTTCATCAACCGCTGTTATGACGAGCTCAACCTCGCCATGCCCGACCTGATCCGCGAGATTCATCACGACTATTTCCAGGCGGGCGCGGAAATCGTCGAGACCAACACCTTCGGCGCCAACTCCTTCCGTCTGGCGCGCCATGGTTGCGCGGAGAAGACCAAGGCCATCAATCTCGCCGGCGTACAGTTGGCACGCGAGGCCGCCAAGGCCTTCAGCGGCCTGGTAGCCGGCTCGGTCGGCCCGCTCGGGGTTCGCATTGAGCCCCTCGGAAAAATTTCACTCGACGAAGCCCACGCCGCATTTCTCGAGCAGATTTCCGCCCTCGTCGAGGGCGGTGTGGACCTGCTCATCCTGGAGACATTCGGCTACCTCGACGAAATCCGTCAGGCCATCCGCGCCGCCCGCGACGTGAATCCCGACGTTCCCGTCATCGCGCAGGTCACCATCGATGAAGACAGCAACTGCCTCGACGGCTCCAGTCCCGAGACCTTCGGCGCCAAGCTCGCCGACTGGGGCGCCGACGTCATCGGCTGCAATTGCAGCGTCGGGCCCGGCGCTATGCTGGCCGCCATCGAGCGTGTGCATCAGGTCACCGACGCCATTCCGCTCTCCGCCCAGCCCAACGCCGGCATGCCGCGCGCCGTCGAAGGACGCAACATCTATCTCTGCTCGCCCGAGTACATGGCGAATTACGTCCCGCAATACGTCGCTGCCGGCGTGCGCCTCATCGGTGGATGCTGCGGCACCACCCCCGAGCACATCAAGTTCATGAAGTCGTTCGTGCGCGCCGACGCCGCCAAGGGCGCCGCTTCGCCCACACTAGTCAAGACAAGGCCCGAGGTGCCTACTGTCCCTACGCTCCCCCTCGAACAGCGCACCAAGCTCGGCGCCAAGATTGCCCGCGGCGAATTCGTCACCTTGATCGAAATCGTCCCTCCGCGCGGCACGCAGCCCGGCAAGGAAATCGACGCGGCGCGCTTTCTGAAGTCCGTCGGCGTCGACGGCATCAACATTCCCGACAGCCCGCGCGCCTCCGCCCGCATGAGCAATCAGGCGCTGGCCACGCTCATGCAGCAGCAGGTCGGCATCGAACCGGTTCTGCACTACACCTGCCGCGACCGCAACGTGCTCGGCATCCAGTCTGACCTGCTCGGCGCCGAGGCGCTCGGCATTCGCAACCTCATTTGCATCACCGGCGATCCGCCGAAGATGGGCAACTACCCCGATGCCACCGCCGTCTTCGACGTGGACGCCATCGGTCTGGTCAACATCGTGGCCAACCTGAACAAAGGCCTCGACCTGGGCGGCAATCCGATCGGCGCCGCCACTGCTTTCGTGATCGGCGTCGGCGCCAATCCCGGCTTGCCCAACATTGACGAGGAGGTCCGCCGCTTCCACTACAAGGTCGAGGCCGGCGGCGAATATGCGGTCACGCAGCCGGTCTTCGATCTCAGCCTGCTAGAGCAGTTCCTGCGCAAGATCGAGGATTGCCGCATTCCGGTGGTCGCCGGCATCTGGCCGCTGGTCAGCGTGCGCAACGCCGAGTTCATGCAGAGCGAACTGGGCGTCGCCGTGCCCGACGACATCATGAAGCGCATGGCCCGCGCCTCCACCGCCGAGGCCGCCCGCGCCGAAGGTGTCGCCATCGCGCGCGAAATGTTGATCGCCGTCCGCTCCATGGTCCAGGGCGCGCAGATCAGCGCTCCCTTGGGCCGCTACGCCGCTGCCGTGGACGTGCTCGAAGCCCTTGGCACTTCCCGATCCAGCGACAGCACCAGCGCGTGA